A genome region from Gemmatimonadota bacterium includes the following:
- a CDS encoding glycosyltransferase family protein, with protein MSNGSYRIVFVVQGEGRGHLSQALALKELLEEAGHHVTGLLVGGGERRPLPDYFARRMQMEPVRFPSPLTVPGPDRTGVSVPRTTLYNLARAGAYRRAVEWIRGQVEDLRPDLVVNFYDALGGVALGSGRIPVVSVAHQYLLGHPGTPAPPFRPLELATFRLLNRASAPGATPRLALSFRDLPDGPTPHTRVVPPLLRRRVREAPVETADHLLVYVVNDGYGDAIARWHERNRHVLVHAFWDRPGAPEEERPHANLTFHRLSDTRFLELMRTCRGFVGTAGFESVAEALWLGKPVLVVPTGNQVEQAWNAREAVAAGAGIARRTFALDDFLAYLPDHRDVSTEFRGWVQRGGERIRAVLEDAAGARTADSGRAETARAE; from the coding sequence ATGTCCAACGGCTCGTACCGCATCGTCTTCGTGGTCCAGGGGGAAGGACGTGGCCATCTGAGCCAGGCGCTCGCCCTGAAGGAGCTCCTGGAGGAGGCCGGCCACCACGTCACCGGCCTGCTGGTGGGTGGCGGCGAGCGCCGACCCCTTCCCGACTACTTTGCGCGGCGCATGCAGATGGAGCCGGTGCGCTTCCCGTCGCCCCTGACGGTTCCAGGTCCGGACCGCACCGGGGTGTCGGTACCGCGCACGACGCTCTACAACCTGGCGCGCGCCGGCGCGTACCGCCGCGCGGTGGAGTGGATCCGTGGACAGGTGGAGGACCTGCGACCGGATCTGGTCGTCAACTTCTACGATGCGCTGGGCGGCGTGGCGTTGGGGTCCGGCCGGATCCCCGTGGTCTCGGTGGCGCACCAGTACCTGCTCGGTCATCCCGGCACGCCCGCACCCCCCTTCCGACCGCTCGAGCTCGCCACGTTCCGGCTGCTCAACCGGGCCTCCGCGCCGGGCGCCACGCCCCGGCTGGCCCTGTCCTTCCGCGACCTGCCGGACGGCCCCACGCCACATACGCGGGTGGTGCCTCCGCTGCTGCGGAGACGTGTGCGCGAAGCGCCGGTCGAGACGGCCGATCACCTCCTGGTCTACGTCGTCAACGACGGCTATGGGGACGCGATCGCCCGCTGGCACGAGCGCAACCGACACGTGCTCGTCCACGCCTTCTGGGACCGGCCCGGCGCTCCCGAGGAGGAGAGGCCGCACGCGAATCTGACGTTCCACCGCCTGTCGGACACACGCTTCCTGGAGCTGATGCGCACGTGCCGGGGATTCGTGGGCACTGCCGGATTCGAGTCGGTGGCCGAGGCCCTCTGGCTCGGGAAGCCGGTCCTGGTGGTGCCGACCGGCAACCAGGTGGAACAGGCCTGGAACGCCCGCGAGGCCGTGGCCGCGGGTGCGGGGATCGCGCGCAGGACATTCGCGCTCGACGACTTCCTCGCGTACCTGCCGGACCACCGCGATGTCTCCACGGAGTTCCGCGGGTGGGTGCAGCGCGGAGGGGAACGCATCCGGGCCGTGCTGGAGGACGCTGCGGGTGCACGGACGGCAGACTCCGGACGGGCGGAGACCGCGCGCGCGGAGTGA
- a CDS encoding GNAT family N-acetyltransferase — METHRTGLGPTDVVVDRAIEADARAVARVARAAADDLTARHGSGPWSRAASETAALRGIEMSTVLVARSGQGVVGSLRLTEVEPVTIDPARFTPVRAPLYVVDVAVAPQAQRRGVGSALMAAARTAATRLGADALRLDAYDDPAGAGPFYLRCDFRPVGGGVHGGVALLYFEALLGR, encoded by the coding sequence ATGGAGACGCACCGCACCGGCCTCGGGCCGACCGACGTGGTCGTGGACCGCGCGATCGAGGCGGACGCCCGGGCCGTCGCGCGCGTCGCCCGCGCCGCCGCCGACGATCTGACCGCGCGCCACGGCAGCGGCCCCTGGTCACGCGCCGCCAGCGAGACGGCAGCGTTGCGCGGCATCGAGATGTCGACGGTGCTCGTGGCCCGCAGCGGACAGGGCGTCGTGGGGAGCCTGCGGCTCACCGAGGTCGAGCCGGTCACGATCGATCCGGCGCGGTTCACACCCGTGCGCGCGCCGCTGTACGTCGTGGACGTGGCGGTCGCTCCGCAGGCGCAGCGGCGCGGCGTGGGTTCCGCCCTGATGGCGGCGGCCCGGACGGCAGCGACCCGGCTGGGCGCCGACGCGCTGCGCCTCGACGCGTACGACGACCCGGCCGGCGCGGGTCCCTTCTACCTCCGCTGCGACTTCCGTCCCGTGGGGGGTGGAGTCCACGGCGGCGTCGCGCTCCTGTACTTCGAGGCGCTGCTGGGCCGCTGA
- a CDS encoding thermonuclease family protein has product MIPRGGRDAHRALRRFAVLVLLAGPVELGAQTRPAAPAPDAPTRPCLVERIVDGDTLVCDDDERVRLIGIDAPERTQTPYGAHATAALAQWAPEGATVLLELDVAERDRYGRVLAYVWRERTLVNLALVESGVAFVTTVPPNVRYVELLTAAQTRARSGGLGFWGAAEPPCRPADHRQGRC; this is encoded by the coding sequence GTGATCCCGCGCGGAGGGCGCGACGCCCACCGGGCACTCCGGCGGTTCGCCGTGCTGGTGCTGCTGGCGGGTCCCGTCGAGCTGGGTGCGCAGACGCGGCCGGCGGCCCCCGCACCGGACGCTCCGACCCGCCCCTGCCTCGTCGAGCGCATCGTCGACGGCGATACGCTGGTCTGTGACGACGACGAACGCGTCCGTCTCATCGGCATCGACGCACCCGAACGCACGCAGACGCCCTACGGGGCGCACGCCACCGCGGCGCTGGCGCAGTGGGCCCCCGAAGGAGCAACGGTCCTGCTGGAGCTCGACGTCGCCGAGCGCGACCGATACGGGCGCGTGCTCGCCTACGTCTGGCGCGAGCGCACGCTCGTCAACCTGGCGCTGGTCGAGTCGGGCGTGGCCTTCGTGACCACCGTGCCGCCCAACGTCCGCTACGTCGAGCTTCTCACCGCGGCCCAGACGCGGGCCCGCAGCGGCGGACTCGGATTCTGGGGAGCGGCCGAGCCGCCGTGTCGGCCGGCCGACCACCGCCAGGGCCGCTGCTGA